From a region of the Streptomyces venezuelae genome:
- the infB gene encoding translation initiation factor IF-2 produces MAKVRVYELAKEFGVESKVVMAKLQELGEFVRSASSTIEAPVVRKLTDALQGPGGNAGKSAAKPGAPRKAAPAKPAAPSPAAAARPAAPKPGAPAPKPAAAEAPTAAPVTPAASGPRPGPKAPAAPKPAPAAPVATEFSAPPAAPAAPARTERPAAAPGPRPTQQRPGQGGQAGARPGAPRPAGATPGAQAPRPAGAPGSQAPRPQGARPAGPRPGNNPFTSGGSTGMARPQAPRPAGAPRPGAPGAGGGQGAPRPQGGPGGAPRPQGPGGARPTPGGMPRPQGGAPRPGGAPGGNRPNPGMMPQRPAAGGPGPRPGGGPGGRGPGAGGPRPGGAGRPGGGGFAGRPAGPGSRPAGGGGFGGPRPGGGGFGGGPAGAGGGGRPGFGGRPGGPGARGGTQGAFGRPGGPARRGRKSKRQRRQEYEAMQAPSVGGVMLPRGGGETVRLSRGASLTDFAEKINANPASLVAVMMNLGEMVTATQSVSDETLEMLAGEMNYVVQIVSPEEEDRELLEGFDIEFGEDEGGEEFLLPRPPVVTVMGHVDHGKTRLLDAIRKTNVVAGEAGGITQGIGAYQVSTDVNDEERKITFIDTPGHEAFTAMRARGAKSTDIAILVVAANDGVMPQTIEALNHAKAAGVPIVVAVNKIDVEGADPVKVRGQLTEFGLVAEEYGGDTMFVDISAKQGLHIDSLLEAVVLTADASLDLRANPEQDAQGIAIESHLDRGRGAVATVLVQRGTLRVGDTMVVGDAYGRVRAMLDDKGNNIEEAGPATPVLVLGLTNVPGAGDNFLVVDEDRTARQIAEKRAARERNANFAKRVRRVSLEDLDSVLKAGLVQELNLIIKGDSSGAVEALESSLLQLDVGEEVDIRVLHRGVGAVTESDISLAMGSDAIVIGYNVRAVGRAAQMADREGVDVRYYSVIYQAIEEIEAALKGLLKPEYEEVELGTAEVREVFRSSKLGNIAGVLIRSGEVKRNTKARLLRDGKVIAENLTISGLRRFKDDVTEIREGFEGGINLGSYNDIKIDDVIATYEMREKPRA; encoded by the coding sequence GTGGCTAAGGTCCGGGTATACGAACTCGCCAAGGAGTTCGGGGTGGAGAGCAAGGTCGTCATGGCCAAGCTCCAAGAACTCGGTGAATTCGTCCGTTCGGCGTCCTCGACGATCGAGGCGCCGGTTGTACGCAAGTTGACTGACGCACTGCAGGGGCCCGGCGGCAACGCCGGCAAGTCCGCTGCAAAGCCCGGCGCGCCCCGCAAGGCCGCGCCCGCCAAGCCCGCGGCGCCCTCCCCGGCCGCCGCGGCACGTCCCGCTGCCCCGAAGCCCGGAGCGCCGGCCCCCAAGCCGGCCGCCGCCGAGGCTCCGACCGCAGCCCCCGTGACGCCGGCCGCCTCCGGCCCGCGTCCCGGCCCGAAGGCTCCGGCCGCCCCGAAGCCCGCTCCGGCGGCGCCCGTGGCGACCGAGTTCTCCGCGCCCCCGGCGGCTCCCGCCGCCCCGGCGCGCACCGAGCGTCCCGCCGCGGCGCCCGGCCCCCGTCCGACGCAGCAGCGTCCGGGCCAGGGTGGCCAGGCCGGCGCCCGTCCCGGCGCCCCGCGCCCGGCCGGCGCCACTCCCGGTGCCCAGGCGCCGCGTCCCGCCGGAGCCCCCGGCTCCCAGGCGCCGCGTCCGCAGGGCGCCCGTCCGGCGGGTCCCCGTCCGGGCAACAACCCGTTCACCTCTGGTGGCTCCACCGGCATGGCGCGCCCGCAGGCGCCCCGTCCGGCCGGCGCGCCCCGTCCCGGTGCCCCCGGCGCCGGCGGCGGCCAGGGTGCTCCCCGCCCGCAGGGTGGTCCCGGTGGCGCTCCGCGTCCGCAGGGTCCCGGCGGCGCCCGTCCGACCCCGGGCGGCATGCCCCGTCCGCAGGGCGGCGCCCCGCGTCCGGGCGGTGCTCCCGGCGGTAACCGTCCCAACCCGGGCATGATGCCGCAGCGTCCCGCTGCCGGTGGTCCCGGTCCCCGTCCCGGCGGCGGCCCCGGTGGCCGTGGTCCCGGTGCGGGCGGTCCCCGTCCCGGTGGCGCCGGTCGTCCCGGTGGCGGCGGCTTCGCCGGCCGTCCGGCCGGTCCCGGCTCGCGTCCCGCGGGCGGCGGCGGCTTCGGCGGTCCCCGTCCGGGTGGCGGCGGCTTCGGCGGCGGTCCGGCCGGCGCCGGCGGCGGCGGTCGTCCCGGCTTCGGTGGTCGTCCCGGTGGTCCCGGTGCCCGTGGTGGCACGCAGGGTGCCTTCGGCCGTCCCGGTGGTCCGGCCCGTCGTGGTCGCAAGTCCAAGCGTCAGAGGCGCCAGGAGTACGAGGCCATGCAGGCCCCGTCCGTCGGCGGCGTGATGCTGCCGCGCGGTGGCGGCGAGACCGTGCGCCTGTCGCGCGGTGCCTCCCTCACCGACTTCGCGGAGAAGATCAACGCCAACCCGGCGTCGCTCGTCGCCGTGATGATGAACCTCGGCGAGATGGTCACCGCCACGCAGTCCGTCTCCGACGAGACGCTGGAGATGCTGGCCGGCGAGATGAACTACGTCGTCCAGATCGTCAGCCCGGAGGAAGAGGACCGCGAGCTCCTCGAGGGCTTCGACATCGAGTTCGGCGAGGACGAGGGCGGCGAGGAGTTCCTGCTCCCGCGTCCGCCGGTCGTCACCGTCATGGGTCACGTCGACCACGGTAAGACCCGACTGCTCGACGCGATCCGCAAGACGAACGTCGTCGCGGGCGAGGCCGGTGGCATCACCCAGGGCATTGGTGCCTACCAGGTCTCCACCGACGTCAACGACGAAGAGCGCAAGATCACCTTCATCGACACCCCGGGTCACGAGGCGTTCACCGCCATGCGTGCCCGTGGTGCGAAGTCGACCGACATCGCGATCCTCGTGGTCGCGGCCAACGACGGCGTCATGCCGCAGACGATCGAGGCGCTCAACCACGCCAAGGCCGCCGGCGTCCCGATCGTCGTCGCGGTCAACAAGATCGACGTCGAGGGTGCCGACCCGGTCAAGGTGCGCGGTCAGCTCACCGAGTTCGGTCTGGTCGCCGAGGAGTACGGCGGCGACACGATGTTCGTCGACATCTCCGCCAAGCAGGGTCTGCACATCGACTCCCTGCTGGAGGCCGTCGTCCTCACCGCCGACGCCTCGCTCGACCTGCGCGCCAACCCGGAGCAGGACGCTCAGGGTATTGCGATCGAGTCCCACCTCGACCGTGGCCGCGGTGCCGTCGCCACCGTCCTCGTCCAGCGCGGTACCCTCCGCGTCGGCGACACGATGGTCGTGGGCGATGCCTACGGCCGTGTGCGCGCCATGCTCGACGACAAGGGCAACAACATCGAGGAAGCGGGTCCCGCGACCCCCGTCCTGGTCCTGGGTCTCACCAACGTCCCCGGCGCCGGCGACAACTTCCTCGTCGTCGACGAGGACCGCACCGCCCGTCAGATCGCCGAGAAGCGTGCTGCGCGCGAGCGCAACGCCAACTTCGCCAAGCGCGTCCGCCGGGTGTCCCTGGAAGACCTCGACTCGGTCCTCAAGGCCGGTCTGGTCCAGGAACTCAACCTCATCATCAAGGGCGACTCGTCCGGTGCGGTCGAGGCTCTCGAGTCCTCGCTGCTCCAGCTCGACGTCGGCGAAGAGGTCGACATCCGCGTCCTGCACCGCGGTGTGGGTGCGGTCACCGAATCGGACATCTCGCTGGCGATGGGCTCCGACGCCATCGTCATCGGTTACAACGTCCGTGCCGTCGGCCGTGCTGCGCAGATGGCGGACCGCGAGGGCGTCGACGTCCGCTACTACTCGGTGATCTACCAGGCCATCGAGGAGATCGAGGCGGCCCTGAAGGGTCTCCTCAAGCCCGAGTACGAAGAGGTCGAGCTCGGTACGGCGGAGGTCCGCGAGGTCTTCCGCTCGTCCAAGCTGGGCAACATCGCCGGTGTCCTCATCCGGTCCGGCGAGGTCAAGCGCAACACCAAGGCGCGGCTCCTGCGCGATGGCAAGGTCATCGCCGAGAACCTCACCATCTCCGGTCTGCGCCGCTTCAAGGACGACGTCACCGAGATCCGCGAGGGCTTCGAGGGCGGTATCAACCTCGGCAGCTACAACGACATCAAGATCGACGACGTCATCGCGACGTACGAGATGCGCGAGAAGCCGCGCGCGTAA
- a CDS encoding DUF503 domain-containing protein has product MYVGTLSFDLLLGDVHSLKEKRSVVRPIVAELQRKFSVSAAEVGDQDLHRRARVGVALVSGDAGFLSDVLDRCERLVAARPEVELLSVRRRLHGDED; this is encoded by the coding sequence ATGTACGTGGGGACTCTGTCCTTCGATCTGCTCCTCGGCGACGTTCACTCGCTGAAGGAGAAACGCTCCGTGGTCCGGCCCATCGTGGCCGAGCTCCAACGCAAGTTCTCCGTGAGCGCGGCTGAAGTGGGCGACCAGGACCTGCACCGCAGGGCCCGGGTGGGGGTCGCTCTGGTGAGTGGGGACGCGGGGTTCCTCTCGGACGTACTCGACCGCTGCGAGCGGCTGGTCGCGGCGCGTCCGGAAGTGGAGCTGCTGTCCGTACGACGGCGCCTCCACGGTGATGAAGACTGA
- the rbfA gene encoding 30S ribosome-binding factor RbfA, whose product MADNARAKKLADLIREVVAEKLQRGVKDPRLGTHVTITDTRVTGDLREATVFYTVYGDDEERASAAAGLESAKGVLRSAVGRAAGTKFTPTLTFVADALPENAKTIEDLLEKARTSDAQVREVSSGAQYAGDADPYKKPGEDADDSDEDAAAE is encoded by the coding sequence GTGGCCGACAATGCGCGGGCGAAGAAGCTGGCGGACCTCATCCGGGAGGTGGTGGCGGAGAAGCTGCAGCGCGGAGTCAAGGACCCCCGCCTCGGTACGCACGTGACCATCACGGACACCAGGGTCACCGGCGACCTGCGGGAGGCCACGGTCTTCTACACGGTCTACGGCGACGACGAGGAGCGCGCCAGCGCGGCGGCGGGCCTGGAGAGCGCCAAGGGCGTCCTGCGCTCCGCGGTCGGCCGGGCGGCGGGCACCAAGTTCACGCCCACCCTGACCTTCGTCGCGGACGCCCTCCCGGAGAACGCCAAGACGATCGAGGACCTCCTCGAAAAGGCACGGACCTCCGACGCCCAGGTGCGCGAGGTGTCCTCCGGCGCCCAGTACGCCGGCGACGCCGACCCGTACAAGAAGCCCGGTGAGGACGCCGACGACTCCGACGAGGACGCAGCCGCGGAATGA
- the truB gene encoding tRNA pseudouridine(55) synthase TruB — protein MSTNAGKTPDGLVIVDKPSGFTSHDVVAKMRGIAKTRRVGHAGTLDPMATGVLVLGVEKATKLLGHLALTEKEYLGTIRLGQDTLTDDAEGEITSSTDATGVTREAVDAGIAKLSGEIMQVPSKVSAIKIKGVRSYKRARDGEDFEIPARPVTISSFQVYDMREAEAEDGTKVVDLVVSVVCSSGTYIRALARDLGADLGVGGHLTALRRTRVGPYKLDKARTLDQLQEELTVMPIGEAAAAAFPRWDLDARRASLLANGVRIDMPQEYEAGRTVAVFGPQGQLLGLVENKNGKAKSLAVFA, from the coding sequence ATGAGCACCAACGCAGGGAAGACTCCGGACGGCCTTGTCATCGTCGACAAGCCGTCCGGCTTCACTTCGCACGACGTGGTCGCCAAGATGCGCGGGATCGCCAAGACCCGCCGCGTCGGCCACGCCGGCACGCTCGACCCCATGGCGACGGGCGTGCTGGTCCTGGGCGTGGAGAAGGCCACCAAACTCCTCGGCCACCTCGCGCTCACGGAGAAGGAGTACCTCGGCACGATCCGCCTGGGCCAGGACACCCTGACGGACGACGCCGAGGGCGAGATCACCTCCTCCACGGACGCCACCGGCGTCACCCGGGAGGCCGTGGACGCGGGCATCGCCAAGCTGTCCGGCGAGATCATGCAGGTCCCGTCCAAGGTCAGCGCCATCAAGATCAAGGGCGTGCGTTCCTACAAGCGCGCCCGCGACGGCGAGGACTTCGAGATCCCGGCCAGGCCGGTGACCATCTCGTCGTTCCAGGTGTACGACATGCGTGAGGCGGAGGCCGAGGACGGCACGAAGGTCGTCGACCTCGTCGTCTCCGTCGTCTGCTCCAGCGGTACGTACATCCGCGCCCTCGCCCGTGACCTGGGCGCCGACCTCGGCGTCGGCGGGCACCTGACCGCGCTGCGCCGCACGCGCGTGGGCCCGTACAAGCTCGACAAGGCACGGACCCTGGACCAGCTCCAGGAGGAGCTGACCGTCATGCCCATCGGCGAGGCGGCCGCCGCGGCCTTCCCCCGCTGGGACCTGGACGCCCGGCGCGCCTCGCTGCTCGCCAACGGCGTGCGGATCGACATGCCGCAGGAGTACGAGGCCGGCCGCACGGTCGCCGTCTTCGGGCCGCAGGGGCAGCTGCTTGGACTCGTCGAGAACAAGAACGGCAAGGCCAAGTCCCTCGCGGTCTTCGCCTGA
- a CDS encoding serine protease — MAELVKICDQAGRERGSGFVADDRGTVVTGHEAVDGLTRVVLHAPGRTWIAEAADVTALPGLALALIRTDGLGVRPLPVAPRELIDPGTYVRLPARGWRQARVLGAAEVSHPAVDRSHALPTGVAVELAIGTDGRDALLLGGEACGGPVLDARTGAVLAVVGTTLRADHRSGGFAVALRAAADAEPDGPLAALLERNAATVPGHGADLNLAGALELTATTLPSAGPEPVERPGTAAELAAFTTGERPVLGLVGDPGTGRTTALAALALHRARGACPAPTLWLRGADLQAADTSLADAATRALTEAARITRSARPEAPTTPPPTTGTADGTGSGGSGGVPAGSGGSGGVPAGSAGSEGVLAGSSRPGGVPAGSGGTGGVSGRSPQGAERTAAERSDPSSRSAPEETPRRAPGPTGTPPDTRHIPPPPTPAGPTPAGRAPAGGTPSGPAPSGPASAGAASGRPGPAEESAAPAGAASHLAHVVARAGRRLLVVLDAPEEMPPELAHRLGPWTTATAEWLHATGARLVVAAQPEYWEAAGALYPPEALHTPARPARRLPPALPLADLDAAGAEALRARLGIPADAVREADARHPLTLHLLAGVRAAEVTAGRPGRDEVFAAHLDLMCLRTAVRIAAACADAGGARVHGPGVRRLAARVAGRVHEAARRALGPGQGQLDRASFEELFPWRTGWASAVLTEGLLVPAGPGYRFAHEELSDWIQAAHLDVPSALRLLVHGPAEPGLPVPRHRIGPVLEALRRLAPDRLGGELTGLVHRLNRFTEQPERATADRAWWAARLLRETLLRAPDARPHLPVLHALAEHVARAGPGEFGGWFWNRLRLPEPDRLDLLRRLLPADPAEAVPGDRYLDAAARRLTRDPQRAQPLLCAWFTDSRRLRGRPGATVAAAAQALLHTHRGLAVDDLTEALVTTAHPRADELLAVLAEEEPSALCRAVARWAHDERPGRRVAAAAYGLATAPHVRTPADRELLRHAARALLARPADTTLHGSALAILLRDPQVRGRYLPDALACFRDSESGSRLPAAALVAALPVLPDPDEVFDALRARADGEVVRALAALTTPGLARRAAELVREHLARCPGDAPHAAFFVDRRLDQGPAAASVVRPLVLDLLFGAPAGVRAELAVVLAAPGGAASYPLRGELADTLLREEADPDVLDVFLGALAAKAAVRAEDRTRELLRRTGRQLLRAPGGAAVFERRTVELARAEPAFGALVARWLATAGAEAAALLGPSARRTVETLSRAAADVT, encoded by the coding sequence ATGGCGGAGCTCGTCAAAATCTGCGATCAGGCCGGGCGGGAGCGCGGCAGCGGGTTCGTCGCCGACGACCGCGGAACGGTCGTCACCGGTCACGAGGCCGTCGACGGCCTGACCCGGGTCGTGCTGCACGCGCCGGGACGGACCTGGATCGCCGAGGCGGCCGACGTGACCGCGCTGCCCGGCCTGGCGCTGGCCCTCATCCGCACCGACGGACTCGGGGTGCGGCCGCTTCCGGTGGCGCCGCGCGAGCTGATCGATCCCGGGACCTACGTACGGCTGCCCGCGCGGGGATGGCGGCAGGCGCGGGTGCTGGGCGCAGCGGAGGTCAGCCACCCGGCGGTGGACCGGTCCCACGCCCTTCCCACGGGCGTGGCCGTGGAGCTGGCGATCGGCACCGACGGCCGGGACGCACTGCTGCTGGGCGGGGAGGCCTGTGGGGGGCCGGTCCTCGACGCCAGGACCGGAGCGGTGCTCGCGGTGGTGGGCACCACTCTGCGGGCGGACCACCGCTCCGGAGGCTTCGCGGTGGCCCTGCGGGCAGCCGCCGACGCCGAGCCGGACGGCCCGCTGGCCGCCCTGCTGGAGCGCAACGCCGCGACCGTGCCCGGCCACGGAGCCGACCTGAACCTCGCCGGGGCGCTGGAACTGACCGCCACCACTCTCCCCTCGGCCGGGCCGGAACCCGTGGAACGCCCGGGCACCGCCGCCGAGCTGGCCGCCTTCACCACCGGCGAGCGCCCGGTCCTCGGCCTCGTCGGAGACCCGGGCACCGGCCGCACCACGGCCCTCGCCGCCCTGGCCCTGCACCGTGCACGGGGAGCCTGCCCGGCACCGACCCTGTGGCTGCGCGGCGCGGACCTGCAGGCCGCCGACACCTCCCTGGCCGACGCGGCGACCCGGGCCCTGACGGAGGCAGCCCGCATCACGCGATCCGCCCGCCCCGAAGCCCCCACCACACCGCCCCCCACGACGGGCACGGCCGACGGCACCGGTTCCGGCGGGTCCGGGGGCGTGCCGGCTGGTTCCGGCGGGTCCGGGGGTGTGCCGGCTGGCTCCGCCGGTTCCGAGGGTGTGCTGGCTGGTTCCTCCAGGCCCGGGGGTGTGCCGGCTGGTTCCGGTGGGACCGGGGGTGTGTCGGGGCGATCCCCGCAGGGCGCCGAACGCACTGCCGCCGAGCGTTCCGACCCCTCGTCACGTTCGGCGCCCGAGGAGACGCCCCGGCGCGCACCCGGCCCCACCGGAACCCCGCCCGACACCCGGCACATCCCCCCGCCACCCACGCCCGCCGGGCCCACCCCCGCAGGCCGGGCCCCCGCCGGAGGTACCCCCTCCGGGCCCGCCCCCTCCGGGCCCGCGTCCGCCGGAGCCGCCTCCGGTCGGCCCGGCCCCGCCGAGGAATCCGCTGCCCCGGCGGGAGCCGCTTCGCACCTTGCGCACGTCGTCGCCCGCGCCGGCCGACGCCTCCTCGTCGTGCTCGACGCCCCGGAGGAGATGCCGCCGGAGCTCGCCCACCGCCTCGGCCCCTGGACCACCGCCACCGCCGAGTGGCTGCACGCGACCGGCGCCCGGCTGGTCGTCGCCGCCCAGCCCGAGTACTGGGAAGCGGCCGGCGCCCTCTACCCGCCCGAGGCACTGCACACCCCGGCCCGCCCGGCCCGGCGGCTGCCGCCCGCCCTGCCCCTCGCGGACCTCGACGCCGCCGGGGCCGAGGCCCTCCGGGCCCGCCTCGGCATCCCCGCCGACGCCGTCCGGGAGGCCGACGCGCGGCACCCGCTCACCCTGCACCTGCTCGCCGGGGTCCGCGCCGCCGAGGTGACCGCCGGCCGCCCCGGCCGCGACGAGGTCTTCGCCGCGCACCTGGACCTGATGTGCCTGCGCACCGCCGTCCGCATCGCCGCGGCCTGCGCCGACGCCGGGGGCGCCCGGGTGCACGGGCCCGGGGTGCGGCGGCTCGCGGCGCGCGTGGCCGGCCGGGTCCACGAGGCCGCGCGGCGCGCCCTGGGGCCAGGGCAGGGGCAGCTGGACCGTGCCTCCTTCGAAGAGCTGTTCCCCTGGCGCACCGGCTGGGCCTCCGCGGTGCTCACCGAAGGGCTGCTCGTACCCGCCGGGCCCGGCTACCGCTTCGCCCACGAGGAGCTGTCCGACTGGATCCAGGCCGCCCACCTGGACGTTCCGTCGGCCCTGCGCCTGCTCGTCCACGGTCCCGCCGAGCCCGGGCTGCCCGTGCCCCGGCACCGGATCGGCCCGGTCCTGGAGGCCCTGCGCAGGCTCGCCCCCGACCGGCTGGGGGGCGAGCTCACGGGGCTGGTCCACCGGCTCAACCGCTTCACCGAGCAGCCGGAGCGGGCCACCGCCGACCGTGCCTGGTGGGCCGCCCGGCTGCTGCGCGAAACCCTGCTCCGGGCCCCCGACGCCCGCCCCCACCTCCCCGTCCTGCACGCCCTCGCCGAGCACGTGGCCCGGGCCGGCCCGGGGGAGTTCGGCGGCTGGTTCTGGAACCGGCTCCGGCTGCCCGAGCCCGACCGGCTCGACCTGCTGCGCCGGCTGCTGCCCGCCGACCCCGCCGAGGCGGTCCCCGGCGACCGCTACCTCGACGCCGCGGCCCGCCGCCTCACGCGGGACCCGCAGCGCGCGCAGCCACTGCTCTGCGCCTGGTTCACCGATTCGCGACGGCTGCGCGGCCGCCCCGGGGCCACCGTCGCCGCCGCCGCGCAGGCCCTGCTGCACACCCACCGCGGGCTCGCCGTGGACGATCTCACCGAGGCGCTCGTCACCACCGCACACCCGCGCGCGGACGAGCTGCTCGCCGTACTCGCCGAGGAGGAGCCCTCCGCCCTGTGCCGGGCCGTCGCCCGCTGGGCGCACGACGAACGGCCCGGGCGGCGGGTCGCGGCCGCCGCCTACGGACTCGCCACCGCCCCGCACGTGCGCACCCCCGCCGACCGCGAGCTGCTGCGCCACGCCGCCCGGGCGCTGCTCGCCCGCCCGGCCGACACCACCCTGCACGGCAGTGCCCTCGCGATCCTGCTCCGCGACCCGCAGGTGCGCGGCCGCTACCTGCCCGACGCCCTCGCCTGCTTCCGCGATTCCGAGTCGGGCTCCAGGCTGCCCGCGGCGGCGCTGGTCGCGGCCCTGCCGGTGCTGCCCGACCCGGACGAGGTGTTCGACGCCCTGCGCGCCCGGGCCGACGGGGAGGTGGTGCGCGCCCTGGCCGCGCTGACCACGCCGGGGCTGGCCCGCCGGGCCGCCGAGCTCGTACGGGAGCACCTCGCGCGGTGTCCCGGGGACGCCCCGCACGCCGCCTTCTTCGTGGACCGGCGGCTCGACCAGGGACCGGCCGCCGCGTCGGTGGTGCGGCCGCTGGTCCTGGACCTGCTCTTCGGTGCGCCGGCCGGGGTGCGGGCGGAGCTGGCCGTCGTACTGGCCGCGCCCGGCGGGGCGGCCTCGTACCCGCTGCGGGGGGAGCTCGCGGACACCCTGCTGCGCGAGGAGGCCGATCCGGACGTGCTCGACGTGTTCCTCGGGGCCCTCGCCGCGAAGGCCGCCGTGCGCGCGGAGGACCGTACGCGGGAGCTGCTGCGGCGCACCGGACGGCAGCTGCTGCGGGCCCCGGGCGGGGCGGCGGTCTTCGAACGGCGGACGGTGGAGCTGGCCCGGGCCGAACCGGCCTTCGGGGCGCTGGTGGCCCGCTGGCTGGCGACGGCGGGAGCGGAGGCCGCGGCCCTGCTCGGGCCGAGTGCCCGGCGGACGGTGGAGACGCTCAGCAGGGCGGCCGCCGATGTGACGTGA
- a CDS encoding bifunctional riboflavin kinase/FAD synthetase, whose translation MQRWRGLEDIPQDWGRSVVTIGSYDGVHRGHQLIIGRAVATARELGVPSVVVTFDPHPSEVVRPGSHPPILAPYDRRAELMAGLGVDALLILPFTAEFSQLSPADFIVKVLVDKLHARAVIEGPNFRFGHRAAGNVDFLRELGSTYDYAVDVVDLVERGEAGGGVPFSSTLARRLVADGDMDGAAEILGRPHRVEGVVVRGAQRGRELGYPTANVETQPHTAIPADGVYAGWLTADGERMPAAISVGTNVQFDATERTVEAYAIDRVGLDLYGMHVAVDFLAYVRGMAKFESLDGLLEAIADDVKRARVLTDAYDMKR comes from the coding sequence GTGCAGCGCTGGCGTGGCTTGGAGGACATCCCCCAGGACTGGGGACGCAGCGTCGTCACCATCGGCTCCTACGACGGCGTGCACCGGGGACATCAGCTGATCATCGGTCGGGCGGTGGCCACGGCGCGTGAGCTCGGCGTCCCGTCCGTGGTGGTCACCTTCGACCCGCACCCGAGCGAGGTGGTCCGCCCCGGCAGCCATCCGCCGATCCTGGCCCCCTACGACCGGCGTGCCGAGCTGATGGCCGGGCTGGGCGTGGACGCGCTGCTGATCCTGCCGTTCACGGCGGAGTTCTCCCAGCTGTCCCCGGCCGACTTCATCGTGAAGGTCCTCGTCGACAAGCTGCACGCGCGCGCCGTCATCGAGGGCCCGAACTTCCGCTTCGGCCACCGGGCCGCGGGGAACGTCGACTTCCTGCGCGAGCTGGGCTCGACGTACGACTACGCGGTGGACGTCGTGGACCTGGTCGAGCGGGGCGAGGCGGGCGGCGGGGTGCCGTTCTCCTCGACGCTGGCCCGCAGGCTGGTCGCGGACGGCGACATGGACGGCGCGGCCGAGATCCTGGGGCGCCCGCACCGGGTCGAGGGCGTGGTGGTGCGCGGTGCGCAGCGCGGGCGCGAACTCGGCTACCCGACGGCGAACGTCGAGACGCAGCCGCACACCGCGATCCCGGCGGACGGGGTCTACGCGGGCTGGCTGACGGCGGACGGCGAGCGGATGCCTGCGGCGATCTCGGTGGGGACGAACGTGCAGTTCGACGCGACCGAGCGGACCGTGGAGGCGTACGCGATCGACCGCGTGGGGCTGGACCTGTACGGGATGCACGTCGCCGTCGACTTCCTCGCCTACGTGCGGGGCATGGCGAAGTTCGAGTCGCTGGACGGGCTGCTGGAAGCGATCGCGGACGACGTGAAGCGGGCGCGGGTGCTGACGGACGCGTACGACATGAAGCGCTGA